TGTCGGTCAGTTTCATTCGCGCGTAAAATCCCCGTATCAGGCGGAGCAGCACAGCTGTCGCCTGCCAGATAATGATATGCTGATCCTGCACGATGACTGCCCCGGCAGTTGGCAACCAGGAGACCGGGTCGTGATTCTGTTGCATGGGCTTTCGGGCTGTCATCGCAGTTCTTACATGATCCGTTTGGCACATAAGTTGAATGCCAGAGGGGTCCGGGTCTTTCGGATGGACCTGCGTGGCTGTGGCGCAGGCACCGGGCTGGCAAAGTCTCCCTACCATGCGGGCAGCTTCCTGGACCTGCAGATCGCGCTGGAACGGATCGAACAAATGTGCCCGCGTTCCCCTATCGGGATTGCCGGATTCTCTTTGGGTGGCACGATCACGCTCAACTATCTGGGACGTCCTTTGGAAACTTCCGGCCTGGTTGACCGAGCCGTGGTCCTGAACCCCCCGATGCAGTTGTCTGAAAGCGTCAGAGTTTTCGGCAAGCCATTATTTGGGCGTTATCAACGACACTTTGTCACGAATTTGATCAAACACGTTCGCAAGTCATACCAGTACAAAAATCACACCCATAAAATTTCCGGGGCCAATTATCCCAAAACTCTGCTGGAATTTGACAATCAGTTTACAGCCCCGATGGCTGGCTTTGATTCGGCGGAAGATTACTACACGCGCTGCAGTCCGACGGAAGTGCTCTCGCATATCAACGTGCCGACTCTGATCATTACATCACAGGATGATCCGCTTGTTCCCGCATTCACATACCAGGAAGTCATCGACCGACTGGTCCATCATGACAAAGTCACCCTGTATCTGACAGAACATGGGGGGCACCTGGGATTTATTGGCGGACCATCGAGTGATCCCGATCCCCGCTGGTCTGACTGGCGAATTATCGACTGGCTGCTGACTGAGTCCCCGGAGGGACTGGCCAATGAGGTCCGTAATCTTTCGAGTGACCCGGTTGAGCAATCCGCCTGATTCCGTAACCGCCATGAGCAAAGCGGCTCAGTGAGCCGCCGGAGTTTCGTTCTGGAATGCCCGGGCACGGTACAGAAATTCGACGATATTTCCTTCGTGAGGCTGCAGCCAGTTCAAGGCATTCGTTTTGACCGCCCCGATATTCAGGCGATCAATATTGGTCGCATCCAGCAGTTGCTGTGACCACTGCTGATCTTCAGTGATCGCCGTGCAGACCAGCGTCGGGCCGATTTTCTTCAGCATGTCTTTCTGCTCGCACTGCACGACGGATGCCATCGGGAACATGTACTCGGTATTCGCCAGAGCAGGGTCGGTGCTGGCACAATGCACGATCGTCGGTCGCAGGTAATCACAACGTTCCATTTCGATCAAACGTTCGCCGTCACGATATTTCGCTGTCACTTCTGTGACCCCCGGTTCCTTCAAACCTTCTTCAATCTGCGTGTGCATCGCTTTGGCGGCGCCCGTCATCGTGAAAGCGGCCAGCGGCGCTTCGGGGTCGGTCATTGAAGTCGGGCCGACCGGTCCGATCCGTTTGGCAATCGCATCTGCAATCGCTTCGGTGTGACGTGATGCCCAGACTCCGGAAGCGTTGATACAACTGCGCCCGCCGTTCTGGTAGATACTGTCGACCATCAGATCGAGATAATCTTCCCAGCGATCGACCACGTCATCACCCAGCAAAATCTTACTGAAACCGGGGCCGTGTGCCTGCACATTAGGATTCGCCTTGTATTTATCAATCGTCTGTTGACCGCCAAACAGCATGACTCGCTGACAGAGTTCGGTCACCGTCGAACCCACATCGTGAGGACCGGGGTACACGGAAATACATTCACGGGGAATGCCCGCCTGACAGAACGCTTCGGTCATCCGATAAGGCGTCCAGGGCTCCGAAGAACCAGGCTTCAGCACCAGGCCAATCTGCATCGGCAGGATCGGCATCCAGAGTGTATGTACGCCCGGAGAATTCGAAGGCAGAACAAGACCGAGTACCGGCGAATTCGCCTGATAGCTCATCATCACGCCTCGTTCTTCTTTGCCGTAACCCCGGGTCAGAATATCCAATGGCAGGCCGCGCGTCAGAGAATCCAGGATCTCGTCCATGTGCTCCAGCACGAACGCAACCTTTTTCATATTGCCGGCACACATCCATTCAGGCATCCCGGTACTGGCGGACTGAATCCGGCAGAACTCTTTGGGAGTCTGTGTGCCGTTGCCCAGCGGTAGTTCCGCCGTCATGTAGAGGTCGGCGGCTTTTTTGCAGATCTCCAGCAGTTTCGAAATCGGAATTTCCCGCAGCAGATCGCGGGCGCGTTGTGCTTTCCGCATGTCCATTTTTACCAGACCGGCATTGGCCTGATGCACTTTGGCTAATGGCTCGCCGGTTTCAAAATGAACGACTTCCTGTTGATCGAAACTTTCGTAAGGTTTTCCCCAGCGAATTACAGGTATTTCCAACACGGCAGTTTTCCTTTTTATAGATAATGCGAATCAGTCTATGATCCCGCATCCCGGCAGAGAGATCAGATCTATCATCAAAGCACACACGAATCGAACGCCAGAAAACCATGCCGACAGACAATTTCGCTGAGCACACGTGGTTTAATAAACGCCCACCGTTGTCGATGAGGCAATTTTGTGGAACGGACGCACGCCGCTCACTCCATCCCAGGGATACTTTGGATGTGGCTTTTCGCGTTCGCCTTCATCCCGTTCGAGGAAGCCGGGAATAAACAGCTCTTTGGTCATGGTAAACAGCTTCACGCGTCCGGTTTCGCCATAAGGCACAACCTTGGTATGGTCATCGAAATCGACGACGCGAATCGCCGCACGCGGCTGTGGAGCATAGTAGGTAATTTTGTAATCATCAGCCGGGTCGAACGGTTTGCCGCAGGCCAGCCCCATCAGTGTGTTACCATAGGTGGGTGTGATATAAACGTTCTCGCCCAGCAGCTCTTCACGGGCGAAGCGATACCACTGCTGAGTGAATTCGGTTCCGCCACAGAAAATACCGGTGATGCCGGCTTCTTCAATGCTTGAACCTTCATCCATCAGCCGCATGGCCAGCGCTTCGAGCAGCTTGGGTGTGGTAAACATACATTTGATCTTATGACCGGCTCCTAAGATCGCCATGGCCTGATCAATCACGTGGGCACTGTATTCTTTGACTTCGTCGATCTTGCCTTTTTTGATCAGCTTGACGACCCAGCGGGGATCGAGATCAACACAAAACGAAATCCCGCCGCGATACTGTGCCATATGTTCCACAGCCAGACGCAGACGACGCGGACCCGAAGGGCCCAGCATCAGCCAGTTAGAGCCTTTGGGGAACGATTCATCAGGCAGGGTATCGCTGAAGTTTTCGTAGTCGATGCGGAAGTCGTCAATCACAACACGTGACTTGGGAATGCCAGTTGTGCCGCCAGTCTCGAAAACGTAGGTCGGTTTTCCCAGCAGTGCTTTGGGAATCCAGCGATCCAGGGGACCGCCGCGCAGTTCGTCGTCTTCGAATAGCGGGAACTTGTTCAGATCTTCGAAGCAGCTGACATCAGTCAGCGGATCGAAGTCGAATGATTTTGCTTTCTCCAGCCAGTAAGGAGAACCGGTTTCCGGGTTGAAGTGCCACTGGACGGACTCGCGGGTATGGGCATCGAGTGCTTCCTGGTTCTGTTTTACCATTTCGTCAAGGTTACTGTTGTCGGTCACTGTGAGACTCACTCCAAACAGGGAAGGAATAGTGGCGGGGAAAAACCATGTTCACCGGGAAACATGAACTCAATCTCTTATGAATCATTCTAGGAGTTCCCGTTGTTTTTTCAACTAAGGGACTTGCTGTCAATTTGAGATCGGCCACAATCCCGACTCCGGTTTTTTCAGCCGACTTGAGTGAATTCAGACCGATTTAAAAGCAATTTGAGAGTTTTTCCCGAGAATCAGACCTAATCTGCATTTTGGGCAGATCAGGCATACCGGATCAATCAGTCACATCAGACACGATGCACGTGTTCTGAGAAGAAAATAGCAGCTTTCGTCGGCAATCAGCGTCCCCAGATTGACAGTAGTATAGAGAATGGTAAAATTAAGTATTGAAAATGAATTGCTCCTTTTCTGTTCGGCTCCTCGTATTCTGCGAGACACTCATGGATTTTACCGAAACATACTTTCGTAGATTTCGCATGGAAATCGAGCTGGCCCACGCGCGACTGGAAGACACCACGCTTCCCGAAGGTTATCGCTGGAGTCCCTGGGAGCTGACCACCGTCGACCGCCACGCTGTCGCCAAGTACCACAGCTTCCGCTCTGAACTGGATGCCCGTGTGTTTCCCTGTCTGGGTGATTATGAAGGCTGCCGCAAGCTGATGCAGGATATCTCCCGTCAGCGTAACTTCCTCTCCCGAGGCACCTGGCTGATTACCTGGGACGGAACCGGCAATGAAGACGCCGTCGATTGCGGCACGATTCAGGCCATTGTTCCCAGCCGCATCATGGGTGCGATCCAGAACGTTGGCATCACCCCCGAACATCGTGGGTTAGGGCTGGGCAGGGCACTGGTAACGAAATGCCTGATCGGTTTCCGCGAAGCCAAAGTCAAACGAGCCTATCTCGAAGTCACCGCCGACAACGAACCTGCCATCAACCTCTACCGGTCCATCGGTTTTCGGCTCACACGGACGCTCTACAAACCGAGTCAGTACGTCGAAACACCTTCTTTATAGGCAGCGGATGACAGGCTCCACAACCAGTTCGTAGTTATGAATGTGATCCGGGAAACCGCTACCTTATACAAATCAGTATTAACCGCGGCTAACGCCTAATGGCTGATCTGGTTTTTGGTGACTTCCGATCCGTAATCACTTATTAGCCGAAGGGCGTTAGCCTAATGGCACTTACTTCAGATCAGTGTGTTTCAATTTTTCTGGAGGTTTTTTTCTTTTTTCGAAATGGTCTCTCTTCGAACGTTTGGGGTAGCATTCTCTTTTTACGCTTCGGTTGGCAGCGNNNNNNNNNNNNNNNNNNNNNNNNNNNNNNNNNNNNNNNNNNNNNNNNNNNNNNNNNNNNNNNNNNNNNNNNNNNNNNNNNNNNNNNNNNNNNNNNNNNNNNNNNNNNNNNNNNNNNNNNNNNNNNNNNNNNNNNNNNNNNNNNNNNNNNNNNNNNNNNNNNNNNNNNNNNNNNNNNNNNNNNNNNNNNNNNNNNNNGGTGATTGTTTCACAGCGTGATTACTCCTGTCAAATTGGCGGCCTATTTTCAAGAATAAAAATCTGCGCAAATCCCATACCAAACGGCAGGGGTAACCAACTTAATTTAAAGTAAGTGCCATTAGGCTAACGCCCCGGTTCTGCTACTTTGCTAAGTAGAATTCGAATCCAGAAGCGTTAGCCACGTCCCGCTGTGCCTTACCCTTTGATCAATAACGGCTGACGATTCGCTTTTTGATAGAGATCTTTCCACTCTTTTGAACCATCATTGGGAACCAGGCGTGTGTCGACGCCGCGTTCGAAGAAGGGCACATTGCCATCGCGGGCCGGGTTGAGGACGAAATTCACTTCGCCCGTATTGCCGAAATACATCTTCCGTCCGTCTTTCCATGTCGTTTCGATCAGGCGCGGCGGTTCCGGGCGGGAAGCCGGTTTTTTGACGCGGAGCTTTTCAATCAGATCACGATCCAGCTCATACCCCAGCCCCGGCTTGTCCGGGATTTGGGCGAATCCGTCTTTGACGACAATCGGTTCCGTCAACAGATTGTGTTTGTAAAGCTGGTGACAATTCACAGCCGGCCAGGTCGCATGACTCAACACCGCGCCGAACTGCAGTGAAAAGGCAGCGGTAATACCCGTACCGACCAACTGCAACCAGAACGGTTTGTCCGCCATCGCAGCGACTGCGCCCGAGGCCAGCAGCGCACTGGCACCATGTCCGATCACGAATCCATCGCAGATATTTTCGCGAATCGCAATCAAAGGCTCGGGAGTACCATAATGCATGGCGATATTCACATCGGTGGCCGCCATCAGCTTTTTGTTGCCGGCGATGTCATCCTGAAAGATCGGCGATTCAAAAATATCGACCTGCGGGTACTTCGCCAGGTCTTTCAGAATCGGCAGGGCACGCTCTGCATCCAGCAGCGTATCGTTGAAGTCCATATCGATTTTGAAGTTCTGCGGCACCACTTTGGTCGCTGCTTCAACCTGCGCCCAGACATCGAACCAGGGTCGCCCCTTGGTTTTGTAGGACATGTAGCCTTGCCTGTAAGCCTCGGCACACTCCAGAGCCATGTCTGCTACAGACGTGTCGATGTTCCACCAGGAGAGAGGCGTCTGCTCGTAAATCTTCTCGCCCAGCAAGGCATGCACCGGGACCTCGGCTGCTTTCGCGACCGCATCGAACAACGCCATCTGCAGGCCGGCACCCAGGTCGTCATCCCACATCATCGTGGCGGCATTTTTGCCTTGTGCTTTCTGGACGGCCTCGTCGGAAGTGGCATTCCACGTGTAATACAGCAGTGTCTCTCCGAAGCCGACGTGCCCCGATTTTAAATGCACTTCGACAATTTCAGTATACGCCCAGTGCGGCAGTTCGCGGGCCATGTTCCGGGCGGGCACTTCGCGAAAGGGAACTTTCACCGTGGTGCGCTCGATACGTTCGATTCGTAAATGTTTCGGCGACGCTTTTTGTTCTGCGGCCTGCACAGAACTGGAAATCAGAGCCAGCACTCCTGTACCTGCGACTCCGGCGAGACTTTTGCCCAGGAAATGTCTGCGGGAGATTCGGTTCGTTGCTGTCGTCTTGTTTTGCGTTCGCACCAGGTGATTCCTTTATTCGGGATGACTGATTGGGGAGGGACATCTTGAGAGGAACCGGAAACGACTCCAGCACCATCGCACATCCATCTTAACATCAATAACCCCCTATACGTCCAGCGCCCCGCGATGTTTTCTGGTATTTCTCGACACTACTGATCATTTAAGTCAACACGCCATTCCAGGTCTGAGATGACACTACCAAAACACGACTCCAGTCGCTAAGATCGCGGAATCGCTCTGATCAGAGCAGGCAGAGCCCCCTGAGCCAGCCGTAACTTACGTCGGTCGCAGACTTAATATCACTCGAGACTCTGATCAGTCACCTGGAAATGATCACATAAGCAGGAAGGTTGCATCCCGTATGGGTAAACAACTGATTCAAACCCATCAGTTTTCAAACGGACTGACGCTGGTCGCTGAAACCATGGACGATGTCCAGTCGGCCGCCTTTTCTATTCTGGTCCCCAGCGGCAGTATTTACGATCCCCCCAACAAGCGCGGCACCGCCAGTATCCTCTCCGAACTGGTCACCCGCGGGGCCGGTCCTTATGACAGCCAGCAGCTTTCGTGTGCCCTTGATGATCTCGGCGTGCAACGACACGAAGGTATCACCAGCGGACACATCACCTTCAGCGGAGCGACGCTCGCCGGCAACCTGGCCGAAACCCTCAAGATCTACGGCGAGATCCTCAAGAACCCGCATCTGCCGGTCAACCAGTTTGACGCCGCCCGCGCCGGAGTCGCGCAGGCGCTGCTGTCAGTCGAAGATGATGCCCGGCAGAAAGCACTCGTCGAGCTCAAACGGCACGCCTTTCCCGCTCCCTGGGGACTGCCCAACGACGGGGAACTGGAACACCTGGAATTCATCACCATCGACGATGTCCGCACGCTGTATGAAAACTGCTTCCATCCCAACGAAACCATCATCGGCGTCGCCGGCAATGTCGACTTCGAACAGGTCAAGCAGATCATCGAAGAACTGTTCGGCGACTGGAAAACCAGTAGCATCAGCGAAGAACCCGCCATGGTCTTTGCCGACGAGAACCGGTTCTTCACCGAACAGGATACCACACAGACGCACCTGGGCATCGCGTACGACGCCGTCCCGTACGGCCATCCCGAATATTACGCCGCCTGGGCTGCCGTCGGCATCCTGAGTGGGGGCATGAGCGCCCGGCTGTTTACCGAAGTCCGCGAGAAACGCGGGCTGTGCTATACGGTTTCCGCCTCGCTCTCCGGCATGCCGGGACTGGGCCGCGTGCTCTGTTATGCAGGCACCACGTCAGAACGGGCCCAGGAAACTCTCGACGTCACCCTCTTTGAACTCACCCGCCTGGGTGACGGCATTGAAGAATCCGAACTGGAACGCTGTAAAGCCCGCGCCAAAAGTTCGCTGATCATGTCGCAGGAATCGACGTCGTCCCGCGCCAGTTCGATTGCCCGTGACTGGTTCTATCTCAAACGCATTACCACACTCGACCAGATCAACGACGAAATTCAGCAGCTGACCACCGACCGCGTGTTGAATTACATCCACGCGCACCCCGCAGCGAATTTCACCGTCTTAACGATCGGCCCCCAACCATTAGAGGTTCCCAGTGATATTTCATAAAGCACAATTAGACAACGGCCTGCAGATCATCGCCGAGCTGAATCCGAGCGCGCACAGCCTCGCCATCGGTTACTTCGTCCGCACCGGCTCCCGCGATGAAACCGACGCGGTGTCCGGCGTGAGTCACTTCCTCGAACACATGGCGTTCAAAGGGAACGAAAAATATTCCGCCGACGATGTGAACCGCATCTTCGATGAGATCGGCGCGAACTACAACGCCTCCACCAGCGAAGAGATCA
The sequence above is a segment of the Gimesia algae genome. Coding sequences within it:
- a CDS encoding YheT family hydrolase, yielding MKSDFVFPPFVPHRLYRNRHLQTIVGQFHSRVKSPYQAEQHSCRLPDNDMLILHDDCPGSWQPGDRVVILLHGLSGCHRSSYMIRLAHKLNARGVRVFRMDLRGCGAGTGLAKSPYHAGSFLDLQIALERIEQMCPRSPIGIAGFSLGGTITLNYLGRPLETSGLVDRAVVLNPPMQLSESVRVFGKPLFGRYQRHFVTNLIKHVRKSYQYKNHTHKISGANYPKTLLEFDNQFTAPMAGFDSAEDYYTRCSPTEVLSHINVPTLIITSQDDPLVPAFTYQEVIDRLVHHDKVTLYLTEHGGHLGFIGGPSSDPDPRWSDWRIIDWLLTESPEGLANEVRNLSSDPVEQSA
- a CDS encoding aldehyde dehydrogenase family protein; translated protein: MLEIPVIRWGKPYESFDQQEVVHFETGEPLAKVHQANAGLVKMDMRKAQRARDLLREIPISKLLEICKKAADLYMTAELPLGNGTQTPKEFCRIQSASTGMPEWMCAGNMKKVAFVLEHMDEILDSLTRGLPLDILTRGYGKEERGVMMSYQANSPVLGLVLPSNSPGVHTLWMPILPMQIGLVLKPGSSEPWTPYRMTEAFCQAGIPRECISVYPGPHDVGSTVTELCQRVMLFGGQQTIDKYKANPNVQAHGPGFSKILLGDDVVDRWEDYLDLMVDSIYQNGGRSCINASGVWASRHTEAIADAIAKRIGPVGPTSMTDPEAPLAAFTMTGAAKAMHTQIEEGLKEPGVTEVTAKYRDGERLIEMERCDYLRPTIVHCASTDPALANTEYMFPMASVVQCEQKDMLKKIGPTLVCTAITEDQQWSQQLLDATNIDRLNIGAVKTNALNWLQPHEGNIVEFLYRARAFQNETPAAH
- a CDS encoding phenylacetate--CoA ligase family protein; its protein translation is MVKQNQEALDAHTRESVQWHFNPETGSPYWLEKAKSFDFDPLTDVSCFEDLNKFPLFEDDELRGGPLDRWIPKALLGKPTYVFETGGTTGIPKSRVVIDDFRIDYENFSDTLPDESFPKGSNWLMLGPSGPRRLRLAVEHMAQYRGGISFCVDLDPRWVVKLIKKGKIDEVKEYSAHVIDQAMAILGAGHKIKCMFTTPKLLEALAMRLMDEGSSIEEAGITGIFCGGTEFTQQWYRFAREELLGENVYITPTYGNTLMGLACGKPFDPADDYKITYYAPQPRAAIRVVDFDDHTKVVPYGETGRVKLFTMTKELFIPGFLERDEGEREKPHPKYPWDGVSGVRPFHKIASSTTVGVY
- a CDS encoding GNAT family N-acetyltransferase translates to MEIELAHARLEDTTLPEGYRWSPWELTTVDRHAVAKYHSFRSELDARVFPCLGDYEGCRKLMQDISRQRNFLSRGTWLITWDGTGNEDAVDCGTIQAIVPSRIMGAIQNVGITPEHRGLGLGRALVTKCLIGFREAKVKRAYLEVTADNEPAINLYRSIGFRLTRTLYKPSQYVETPSL
- a CDS encoding mandelate racemase/muconate lactonizing enzyme family protein, producing the protein MRTQNKTTATNRISRRHFLGKSLAGVAGTGVLALISSSVQAAEQKASPKHLRIERIERTTVKVPFREVPARNMARELPHWAYTEIVEVHLKSGHVGFGETLLYYTWNATSDEAVQKAQGKNAATMMWDDDLGAGLQMALFDAVAKAAEVPVHALLGEKIYEQTPLSWWNIDTSVADMALECAEAYRQGYMSYKTKGRPWFDVWAQVEAATKVVPQNFKIDMDFNDTLLDAERALPILKDLAKYPQVDIFESPIFQDDIAGNKKLMAATDVNIAMHYGTPEPLIAIRENICDGFVIGHGASALLASGAVAAMADKPFWLQLVGTGITAAFSLQFGAVLSHATWPAVNCHQLYKHNLLTEPIVVKDGFAQIPDKPGLGYELDRDLIEKLRVKKPASRPEPPRLIETTWKDGRKMYFGNTGEVNFVLNPARDGNVPFFERGVDTRLVPNDGSKEWKDLYQKANRQPLLIKG
- a CDS encoding M16 family metallopeptidase; the encoded protein is MGKQLIQTHQFSNGLTLVAETMDDVQSAAFSILVPSGSIYDPPNKRGTASILSELVTRGAGPYDSQQLSCALDDLGVQRHEGITSGHITFSGATLAGNLAETLKIYGEILKNPHLPVNQFDAARAGVAQALLSVEDDARQKALVELKRHAFPAPWGLPNDGELEHLEFITIDDVRTLYENCFHPNETIIGVAGNVDFEQVKQIIEELFGDWKTSSISEEPAMVFADENRFFTEQDTTQTHLGIAYDAVPYGHPEYYAAWAAVGILSGGMSARLFTEVREKRGLCYTVSASLSGMPGLGRVLCYAGTTSERAQETLDVTLFELTRLGDGIEESELERCKARAKSSLIMSQESTSSRASSIARDWFYLKRITTLDQINDEIQQLTTDRVLNYIHAHPAANFTVLTIGPQPLEVPSDIS